From a region of the Deltaproteobacteria bacterium genome:
- a CDS encoding GNAT family N-acetyltransferase, whose translation MKLTILNDLRAVEPDAWDALAEDASPFLEWAWLASLEEAGCVSERTGWLPQHLALHDDGGRLVGACPLYVKGHSQGEFVFDHGWAQAAVRAGIGYYPKLLVATPFTPATGARFLSHPGADRGRVVRTLATALRDLCGEEGYSSVHVTFCLPDEADALEALGYVRRDGYQFQWINPGWRTFDDYLAALRSKRRNQVRRERRELAAQDVVISTHVGDAIPDELFAPMFDLYRSTVEKFAWGHQYLNAKLFELLRRRWKRRLAFVVARRRGRIVAGTFNVWKRDALYGRYWGAFEDVRHLHFNVCYYAAIELALALGATRFEPGAGGEFKHLRGFDARATTSMHFLGDPRLADAVGRYLVDERRAVAREIGWLDAQTALRRDGRE comes from the coding sequence ATGAAGCTCACGATCCTGAACGATCTCCGCGCGGTCGAGCCGGACGCATGGGACGCGCTGGCGGAAGACGCCTCGCCGTTCCTCGAATGGGCCTGGCTCGCGTCACTCGAGGAAGCGGGGTGCGTAAGCGAACGGACCGGGTGGCTGCCGCAGCACCTGGCGCTCCACGACGACGGCGGACGGCTCGTCGGAGCGTGCCCGCTCTACGTGAAGGGGCACAGCCAGGGCGAGTTCGTGTTCGACCACGGTTGGGCGCAGGCGGCCGTGCGGGCCGGGATAGGGTACTACCCGAAGCTCCTCGTCGCGACGCCGTTCACGCCGGCGACCGGGGCGCGTTTCTTGTCGCACCCCGGCGCCGACCGCGGGCGCGTGGTGCGGACGCTCGCCACGGCGCTCCGCGACCTCTGCGGCGAGGAGGGGTACTCGTCGGTCCACGTCACCTTCTGCCTGCCCGACGAGGCCGACGCGCTCGAGGCCCTCGGGTACGTGCGGCGCGACGGCTACCAGTTCCAGTGGATCAACCCGGGCTGGCGCACGTTCGACGACTACCTCGCGGCGCTCCGCAGCAAGCGCCGCAATCAGGTGCGTCGCGAGCGCCGCGAGCTGGCGGCGCAGGACGTCGTCATCTCCACGCACGTCGGCGATGCAATCCCCGACGAGCTCTTCGCGCCGATGTTCGACCTGTACCGTTCGACCGTCGAGAAGTTCGCGTGGGGGCACCAGTACCTGAACGCGAAGCTCTTCGAGCTCCTGCGGCGGCGTTGGAAGCGGCGGCTCGCGTTCGTGGTCGCCCGGCGGCGGGGCCGGATCGTCGCCGGAACGTTCAACGTATGGAAGCGCGACGCCTTGTACGGGCGCTACTGGGGAGCCTTCGAGGACGTTCGCCACCTGCACTTCAACGTCTGCTACTACGCCGCGATCGAGCTGGCGCTGGCGCTCGGCGCGACGCGCTTCGAGCCCGGGGCCGGCGGTGAGTTCAAGCATCTGCGCGGCTTCGACGCGCGCGCGACGACGAGCATGCACTTCCTCGGCGACCCGCGGCTCGCGGACGCGGTGGGACGCTATCTGGTGGACGAACGGCGGGCCGTCGCGCGCGAGATCGGGTGGCTCGACGCGCAGACGGCACTGCGCCGCGACGGCCGCGAGTGA